One Tomitella gaofuii DNA segment encodes these proteins:
- a CDS encoding class I SAM-dependent methyltransferase — translation MTNTPGTAPMPAARIEAMLVLPDGAAPTDRGYLDTLGPGPAPQRRTVASVAMNSGFVSRIYEGPWRQGALPLLAAGMTMRSEIDKAVRDLRVGGSQTVLDVACGPGNFSGRFADLLGAGGLVVGIDMSAAMLEQAVDHNAGPRVGYVRGDAARLPFADAEFDAVCCYAALYLVDEPERVLAEMVRVLAPGGRLCVMTSCARLPGAVHRAWGGRRVGGVRLFGRDEITGLLRDAGCTRITQQMRGFAQFVQADRG, via the coding sequence ATGACGAACACCCCGGGCACTGCACCCATGCCTGCGGCCCGTATCGAGGCGATGCTGGTGCTCCCGGACGGGGCGGCGCCGACGGATCGTGGCTACCTGGACACGCTCGGCCCGGGCCCGGCCCCGCAGCGCCGGACGGTGGCCTCGGTCGCTATGAACAGCGGCTTCGTCTCGCGAATCTACGAGGGCCCGTGGCGTCAGGGGGCGCTTCCTCTGCTGGCCGCCGGCATGACGATGCGCAGCGAGATCGACAAGGCGGTGCGCGACCTCCGGGTGGGCGGGTCGCAGACGGTCCTGGACGTCGCCTGCGGGCCCGGCAACTTCAGCGGACGGTTCGCGGATCTGCTGGGCGCCGGTGGGCTCGTGGTGGGCATCGACATGTCGGCGGCGATGCTCGAGCAGGCGGTCGACCACAATGCGGGCCCGCGTGTGGGCTACGTGCGCGGCGACGCGGCCCGGCTGCCGTTCGCGGACGCGGAGTTCGATGCGGTGTGCTGCTACGCGGCGCTGTATCTGGTGGACGAGCCGGAGCGGGTACTTGCGGAGATGGTGCGCGTGCTCGCACCGGGAGGGCGCTTGTGCGTGATGACTTCCTGCGCCCGGCTGCCGGGGGCGGTGCACCGCGCCTGGGGCGGGCGTCGCGTGGGCGGGGTGCGGCTTTTCGGCCGCGATGAGATCACCGGTCTGCTGCGCGATGCCGGTTGTACGCGGATCACACAGCAGATGCGCGGATTCGCCCAGTTCGTGCAGGCCGACCGCGGCTGA